The following proteins come from a genomic window of Cygnus olor isolate bCygOlo1 chromosome W, bCygOlo1.pri.v2, whole genome shotgun sequence:
- the LOC121062428 gene encoding LOW QUALITY PROTEIN: protein FAM210B, mitochondrial-like (The sequence of the model RefSeq protein was modified relative to this genomic sequence to represent the inferred CDS: deleted 1 base in 1 codon; substituted 1 base at 1 genomic stop codon), which yields MFRLLLRPARRSAGPRSPPPAAAAAAAPPPPSPLHRPPLSPPALLLALRAAAGSSAKDVGGSPEKAATDLSSENKQLNKTXQLKKVFKEYGAVGVSFHVGISLVSLGIFYPAVSSGVDMTAVLFKLGFSESSLQSKRAAGTSTFVLAYAIHKLFAPVRLSITIVSVPFIVRYCRKIGFFKPPTPNP from the exons ATGTTCCGCCTGCTGCTGCGCCCG GCGCGCCGCTCCGCGGGCCCCCGctcgccgccgcccgccgccgccgccgctgctgcccccccgCCACCCTCTCCCCTGCAccggcctcccctcagcccgccGGCCCTTCTGCTGGCGCTGcgggccgccgccggcagctCGGCCAAGGATGTGGGTGGATCCCCTGAAAAGGCAGCCACAGATCTCAGCAGTGAAAATAAGCAACTCAATAAAACCtagcagctgaaaaaagttttcaaagaatatgGTGCTGTAGGGGTTTCATTCCATGTTGGAATTTCATTAGTATCTCTAGGAATCTTCTACCCGGCTGTGTCAAGTGGTGTGGATatgactgcagttctcttcaaacttggtttcagtgaatCATCGCTGCAATCTAAAAGGGCTGCTGGTACAAGCACATTTGTGTTGGCATATGCTattcacaaattgtttgctCCAGTACGACTCAGCATTACTATAGTTTCTGTGCCATTTATTGTCCGATACTGCCGGAAGATTGGTTTCTTTAAACCTCCTACCCCAAATCCATGA